In one window of Puniceicoccaceae bacterium DNA:
- a CDS encoding SLC5 family protein — protein sequence MIQVAVFCLITGFIAWLTYRKCRQAGGRGSDSREFFLAGGGLTWFYVAGSLTLTNINTDTLVGWNGNQTMLILWWELAGIPGMILLAKVFLPIYYRYNCTTVTELLERRYQNPHLRATVASLFLIGNIAIFLPIMLYTSSLFLTAVFGLEIPLMVLACVMAIAGAAYAILGGLRAVAVSDTYSGVLLFSMAILVSVLALSAVDWDLSTVPAERLSMIGDSDSVLPWHALLTGMIFTQLYYWSTNQTITQRALAATSLREAQKGCYAAAVIRATLVPLIVVVPGLCAYVLWGEVGDASYGRIVEAVLPKWLSGAFAAAMVAATMTSFNSALNSSVALYVCDIHQRYVNPDVEIRRMNWMISIGFSLFAILLVPLYNGADSIIQLIQQLIGLFSMPILAAFITGLMFKGVDSRAVIASLVFGAVLYGFFTFVWTPLHFLHLMFITLWACVAFALLVNRVVLGGRAKLIRFGSA from the coding sequence ATGATTCAAGTTGCCGTTTTCTGTCTGATCACCGGATTCATTGCCTGGCTGACCTATCGCAAATGCCGCCAGGCGGGTGGGCGAGGAAGCGATAGTCGCGAGTTCTTTCTCGCCGGGGGTGGGCTGACCTGGTTTTACGTTGCGGGGTCGCTGACACTCACCAACATCAACACGGACACCCTTGTGGGCTGGAATGGCAATCAGACGATGCTCATCCTCTGGTGGGAGCTGGCGGGCATTCCCGGCATGATCCTGCTCGCCAAAGTATTTCTACCCATCTACTACCGCTATAACTGCACCACCGTGACGGAGTTGTTGGAGCGCCGGTACCAAAACCCTCACCTGCGTGCGACGGTGGCGAGCCTTTTTCTCATTGGCAATATCGCGATTTTTCTACCCATCATGCTCTACACGAGTTCGTTGTTCCTGACGGCGGTGTTTGGACTCGAGATCCCGCTTATGGTGCTGGCCTGTGTGATGGCCATCGCGGGAGCCGCCTATGCGATTCTGGGAGGATTACGTGCGGTCGCGGTGTCGGATACTTACAGTGGGGTACTGCTCTTCAGCATGGCCATCCTGGTATCGGTGCTGGCACTTTCGGCGGTGGATTGGGATCTGAGCACCGTACCGGCGGAACGCCTGAGCATGATCGGTGACAGCGACTCGGTGTTGCCGTGGCACGCCCTGTTGACCGGCATGATTTTCACACAGCTTTATTACTGGAGTACGAATCAGACCATCACCCAGCGTGCGCTTGCAGCAACCTCACTGCGGGAGGCCCAGAAGGGGTGCTACGCCGCAGCTGTGATCCGTGCGACACTGGTTCCCCTGATTGTGGTGGTGCCGGGACTCTGCGCTTACGTGCTCTGGGGTGAAGTGGGGGATGCCAGCTACGGGCGAATCGTGGAGGCGGTGCTGCCCAAGTGGCTGTCAGGTGCTTTTGCAGCGGCAATGGTGGCGGCGACCATGACGAGTTTCAATTCCGCGCTCAACTCCTCCGTGGCACTCTATGTGTGTGACATTCACCAGCGCTACGTGAATCCCGACGTTGAGATTCGCCGAATGAACTGGATGATTTCCATCGGATTCAGTTTGTTTGCGATCTTGCTGGTGCCGCTTTACAATGGCGCGGATTCGATCATCCAGTTGATCCAGCAACTGATTGGGCTGTTCAGTATGCCCATCCTCGCAGCCTTCATCACCGGGTTAATGTTCAAGGGGGTGGATTCCCGGGCCGTCATTGCATCCCTGGTCTTTGGCGCAGTGCTCTATGGGTTCTTCACCTTTGTCTGGACGCCGTTGCATTTCCTTCACCTCATGTTCATCACACTTTGGGCCTGTGTTGCGTTTGCATTGCTCGTCAATCGGGTGGTTTTGGGCGGACGTGCCAAGCTGATCCGCTTTGGCAGTGCGTGA
- a CDS encoding acyloxyacyl hydrolase: MLPFTATALPAPDAWVLGVGQSFKGWGDTETQPLTMEWGARWIVPIRTQDPARSRIGLQRHEFWLEPAWAFIATPTYDSNRIDNSWLRLSFVGAFAFPLNSQDSLLVTLGGGPTLLFTSIPGMGSRLNGHYQLGIGVERQWGRGTITLELRYHHVSNLDRAQPNLPLNGLQCMLGFGF, translated from the coding sequence ATGCTCCCGTTCACAGCCACAGCCCTGCCAGCACCCGACGCCTGGGTGCTCGGCGTCGGACAGAGTTTCAAAGGATGGGGTGATACCGAAACGCAACCGCTCACCATGGAATGGGGTGCACGATGGATAGTGCCCATCCGCACACAGGATCCCGCACGATCCCGCATCGGCTTGCAGCGACACGAGTTCTGGCTTGAACCCGCCTGGGCTTTCATTGCAACTCCGACCTACGATTCCAACCGCATCGACAACTCCTGGCTGCGCCTGTCCTTCGTGGGTGCTTTTGCCTTTCCGCTCAATTCCCAAGACAGCCTGCTGGTGACTCTGGGTGGCGGCCCCACGCTGCTCTTCACCTCCATCCCTGGCATGGGCAGCAGGCTCAATGGACACTACCAACTGGGCATCGGAGTTGAGCGACAGTGGGGCCGTGGCACCATCACCCTCGAACTGCGCTACCACCACGTTTCCAATCTGGACCGCGCACAGCCCAACCTGCCATTGAATGGACTGCAATGCATGCTGGGATTCGGCTTCTAG
- a CDS encoding helix-turn-helix domain-containing protein, giving the protein MSPISDFPKYDFSILRTLRKREGMTIGQVSERSGVSTAVISKLERNQSSAELETLFKLARVFGMTATDLIAMAESPLAHVTRENAYASDGFELRRIRYSNASVFFGSARKGAKISKPEIHHDEYEICWVIEGSIRLVLPHENHALIAGESLQFDAIQQHTYEALEDAKLIITHVRKENRF; this is encoded by the coding sequence ATGTCACCGATCAGCGATTTTCCAAAATACGATTTTTCCATCTTGCGCACGCTGCGCAAGCGGGAGGGCATGACGATTGGTCAGGTGAGCGAGCGCAGCGGAGTTTCGACGGCAGTGATCTCCAAACTTGAGCGAAACCAGAGTTCGGCAGAACTCGAAACCCTGTTCAAACTGGCCCGCGTTTTTGGCATGACGGCGACCGACCTCATTGCGATGGCGGAATCGCCCCTGGCTCACGTGACGCGGGAAAATGCCTATGCTTCGGATGGGTTTGAACTGCGGCGCATCCGCTACTCCAATGCATCCGTTTTTTTCGGAAGCGCGCGCAAGGGTGCCAAAATTTCCAAGCCCGAGATTCACCACGATGAATATGAAATCTGCTGGGTCATTGAAGGCAGTATCCGTTTGGTGCTGCCGCATGAAAATCACGCACTGATTGCAGGTGAGAGCCTGCAGTTCGACGCCATTCAGCAGCATACTTACGAGGCGCTGGAGGATGCAAAACTCATCATCACCCACGTGCGAAAGGAGAATCGCTTCTGA
- a CDS encoding Gfo/Idh/MocA family oxidoreductase, with product MNRRNFLRSSSLMIGSVAAAPLVLKSQTLGRRGIPGPNSRIGIGLVGNGLIMGGHRDYYCSSPLTQVVAVCDVHAEHLEGARRSVELATGTSPATFERYEDMLRHPGVDAVVIGTPDHWHAAIAIAAMRAGKDVYVEKPMTLTIGESKALLAAQERYGRILQVGSQQRSDWRFRKAATMVRNGWIGDIRAIHVSLGSFAPPFLRPEEPVPEGFNYDRWLGPTPWEPYFTERTLGNYGGGWRCFWEYGARKNGDWGAHHFDIVQWALGKDDSGPTRFVPKGFEGEPYQYHEYADGIRVIRDHPDRRGHMIRFIGSKGDVMVSRDGLASDPVDLSRAPLSPLDERLYESDDHRANWLDCIVSRKTPICDAQIGHRTGTICLLAGIAERLERPIEWDPNAETIVGDIPALQMLDRPRRKGYELPA from the coding sequence ATGAATCGTCGAAATTTTCTGCGAAGCAGCAGTCTGATGATCGGGTCGGTGGCAGCTGCACCACTCGTTCTGAAATCCCAAACCCTCGGACGTCGGGGAATTCCGGGGCCCAATAGCCGCATTGGCATCGGGCTGGTGGGCAATGGACTCATCATGGGCGGCCACCGGGACTACTATTGCAGCTCTCCGCTCACTCAGGTAGTGGCGGTGTGCGATGTGCATGCAGAGCATCTGGAAGGGGCGCGCCGAAGTGTGGAGCTGGCCACCGGGACCAGTCCTGCCACATTTGAGCGTTACGAGGACATGCTCCGGCATCCGGGGGTGGATGCGGTTGTGATCGGCACACCCGACCATTGGCATGCTGCCATTGCCATCGCAGCCATGCGTGCGGGCAAGGATGTTTATGTGGAAAAACCCATGACGCTCACCATTGGCGAGAGCAAGGCACTGCTGGCTGCGCAGGAACGCTACGGGCGCATTTTGCAAGTGGGTTCGCAGCAACGTTCGGACTGGCGCTTTCGCAAGGCTGCGACGATGGTGCGCAATGGCTGGATCGGAGACATTCGCGCGATCCACGTGTCCCTTGGATCCTTTGCGCCTCCCTTCCTGCGTCCAGAGGAACCCGTTCCCGAGGGTTTTAACTATGACCGTTGGCTTGGACCGACACCATGGGAACCCTATTTCACCGAACGTACCCTTGGAAATTATGGCGGTGGCTGGCGCTGCTTCTGGGAGTATGGTGCACGCAAAAACGGAGACTGGGGAGCCCATCACTTTGACATCGTGCAGTGGGCACTGGGTAAGGATGATTCCGGTCCAACGCGTTTTGTGCCCAAGGGCTTTGAGGGTGAACCTTATCAATACCACGAGTATGCGGATGGCATCCGTGTGATTCGTGACCATCCGGATCGACGCGGACACATGATTCGATTCATCGGTTCCAAGGGAGATGTGATGGTCAGCCGTGATGGGCTGGCATCGGATCCCGTCGATCTGTCCCGTGCTCCGCTTTCTCCACTCGACGAACGGCTCTACGAATCCGATGACCACCGGGCCAACTGGCTCGACTGCATCGTATCACGAAAGACACCCATTTGTGACGCGCAAATTGGACATCGCACTGGCACGATTTGCCTGCTTGCAGGCATTGCTGAGCGCCTTGAGCGTCCGATTGAGTGGGATCCGAATGCGGAGACCATTGTCGGTGATATCCCTGCGTTGCAGATGTTGGATCGCCCGCGTCGCAAGGGCTACGAGCTGCCCGCCTGA